The following proteins are co-located in the Dyadobacter chenwenxiniae genome:
- a CDS encoding phytanoyl-CoA dioxygenase family protein, giving the protein MDSLLFTDAFTSVEAETIARELKSGPGYHVFGNALSPETVSALTNIVSSDSLLVNNNNLGYVRAYWTKYLSHTLALSKECYDIITSERIRGICRHFFDNPFKISNQRVYETHTRSHLPWHTDNNLQAGNAYNGKHDLPGIMFLFYLSDVSDTNPFQLIAGSYRWSEQNKERFFSDKVIEQNYKDDIVTVRAPKGALIICNTHLIHRAEPFNRPGFKRLTYLFQIDEISTRHEGHGEKILLNPAFVNETSPEILTYLGFGQKADYPAFPETSVSTMLPHDIASLQKDILPKAVKGLAVSLARRVIPGSIVNAIRKKIHKGSI; this is encoded by the coding sequence ATGGATTCACTCTTATTTACTGATGCTTTCACCAGTGTGGAAGCGGAAACCATTGCGCGCGAACTAAAATCCGGACCGGGTTACCATGTTTTTGGAAACGCCCTCTCTCCGGAAACCGTTTCGGCACTCACCAACATTGTTTCGTCCGATTCGCTCCTGGTCAACAACAATAACCTGGGCTATGTGAGGGCTTACTGGACGAAATATCTTTCTCACACGCTGGCGCTGTCAAAAGAATGCTACGACATTATTACATCGGAGCGAATCCGCGGAATCTGCCGTCATTTTTTTGATAACCCATTCAAAATCAGTAATCAAAGAGTTTACGAAACGCATACCCGCTCCCATCTTCCGTGGCACACCGACAATAATCTGCAAGCCGGAAATGCTTATAATGGCAAGCACGACCTCCCGGGCATTATGTTCCTGTTTTATTTGTCCGATGTTTCCGATACGAACCCGTTCCAGCTGATCGCTGGATCCTATAGATGGTCGGAGCAAAATAAGGAGCGGTTTTTTTCGGATAAGGTCATTGAACAAAATTACAAGGACGATATCGTGACTGTGCGAGCACCAAAAGGAGCTTTGATCATCTGCAATACACACCTGATCCACAGGGCCGAACCCTTCAACCGGCCAGGTTTCAAACGGCTTACTTATCTTTTTCAAATCGACGAAATCTCGACCAGACACGAGGGCCACGGTGAAAAAATCTTACTGAATCCGGCATTTGTAAACGAAACCAGTCCCGAAATCCTCACTTATCTTGGCTTCGGCCAAAAAGCCGATTATCCTGCTTTCCCCGAAACTTCGGTTTCCACCATGTTGCCGCATGATATCGCTTCACTGCAAAAAGACATTCTTCCCAAAGCTGTAAAAGGCCTGGCCGTTTCACTGGCCCGGCGCGTAATTCCCGGCTCCATCGTTAATGCAATCAGAAAAAAAATTCACAAAGGATCTATTTAA